The Ahaetulla prasina isolate Xishuangbanna chromosome 4, ASM2864084v1, whole genome shotgun sequence genome has a window encoding:
- the LOC131197379 gene encoding uncharacterized protein LOC131197379 isoform X1: protein MRRGGWREHVRAELRAREGRWRGLRRLLERHEQLQERLDAQRPGGGAARPPADPAALPVQLRRKAGESQQQVALQAELLRSAEAESREQRARLGCLARDLAALTRRHQEAECRAWSFARENEELRTELGQARALLQEAQAGRLALEARWLREKALEAMRVNRAIEQEEKYRRKVTRLQEKLSQAKGQAGLPGVDSDGRGGSSLSASSKAASGSHTCLSLLQRFALKRGSYWEPPDRRGSSTRKQLPPCSWNPRVTPVDLGSAGLGSKCWEVLKTRPGEGNFPPCPALWRPLPKCQLSLQKQVELSQPEEFC, encoded by the exons ATGCGGCGCGGAGGCTGGCGGGAGCACGTGCGGGCGGAGCTGCGGGCGCGGGAGGGGCGCTGGCGCGGGTTGCGGCGGTTGCTGGAGCGAC ACGAGCAGCTCCAGGAGCGGCTGGACGCGCAGCGGCCGGGCGGAGGCGCCGCGAG GCCCCCCGCGGATCCGGCCGCCCTCCCGGTGCAGCTGCGGCGCAAGGCAGGCGAG TCGCAGCAGCAGGTCGCCCTCCAGGCGGAGCTTCTGCGGAGCGCCGAGGCCGAGAGCCGCGAGCAGCGCGCCAG gtTGGGCTGCCTTGCCCGGGATTTGGCGGCGCTCACCCGACGGCACCAGGAGGCCGAGTGCCGCGCCTGGAGCTTCGCCCGGGAGAATGAAGAGCTGCGCACGGAGCTGGGCCAGGCCCGGGCCCTTCTGCAAGAGGCCCAGGCGGGAAGGCTGGCCCTGGAGGCCCGCTGGCTGAGGGAGAAGGcgctggaggccatgcgggtcaaCCGGGCTATCGAGCAGGAAGAGAA GTACCGGAGGAAGGTGACCCGTCTGCAGGAGAAGCTGAGCCAGGCAAAGGGCCAGGCCGGGCT GCCTGGTGTGGATTCAGATGGAAGGGGGGGCAGCAGCCTCAGCGCATCCTCCAAG GCGGCCTCAGGGTCCCACACCTGCCTGTCTTTGCTGCAGCGCTTTGCCTTGAAGAGGGGCAGCTATTGGGAGCCACCTGACAGAAGAGGCAGCAGCACCCGGAAACAGCTGCCGCCTTGCAGCTGGAACCCAAGAGTCACTCCTGTGGATTTGGGCTCTGCTGGTTTGGGATCCAAGTGCTGGGAGGTGTTGAAGACCCGGCCTGGTGAGGGCAATTTCCCCCCCTGCCCTGCCCTTTGGAGGCCGCTGCCCAAATGCCAGCTGTCTCTACAGAAACAGGTAGAATTGAGCCAACCGGAGGAATTTTGCTGA
- the LOC131197379 gene encoding uncharacterized protein LOC131197379 isoform X2, translated as MRRGGWREHVRAELRAREGRWRGLRRLLERHEQLQERLDAQRPGGGAARPPADPAALPVQLRRKAGESQQQVALQAELLRSAEAESREQRARLGCLARDLAALTRRHQEAECRAWSFARENEELRTELGQARALLQEAQAGRLALEARWLREKALEAMRVNRAIEQEEKYRRKVTRLQEKLSQAKGQAGLPGVDSDGRGGSSLSASSKRFALKRGSYWEPPDRRGSSTRKQLPPCSWNPRVTPVDLGSAGLGSKCWEVLKTRPGEGNFPPCPALWRPLPKCQLSLQKQVELSQPEEFC; from the exons ATGCGGCGCGGAGGCTGGCGGGAGCACGTGCGGGCGGAGCTGCGGGCGCGGGAGGGGCGCTGGCGCGGGTTGCGGCGGTTGCTGGAGCGAC ACGAGCAGCTCCAGGAGCGGCTGGACGCGCAGCGGCCGGGCGGAGGCGCCGCGAG GCCCCCCGCGGATCCGGCCGCCCTCCCGGTGCAGCTGCGGCGCAAGGCAGGCGAG TCGCAGCAGCAGGTCGCCCTCCAGGCGGAGCTTCTGCGGAGCGCCGAGGCCGAGAGCCGCGAGCAGCGCGCCAG gtTGGGCTGCCTTGCCCGGGATTTGGCGGCGCTCACCCGACGGCACCAGGAGGCCGAGTGCCGCGCCTGGAGCTTCGCCCGGGAGAATGAAGAGCTGCGCACGGAGCTGGGCCAGGCCCGGGCCCTTCTGCAAGAGGCCCAGGCGGGAAGGCTGGCCCTGGAGGCCCGCTGGCTGAGGGAGAAGGcgctggaggccatgcgggtcaaCCGGGCTATCGAGCAGGAAGAGAA GTACCGGAGGAAGGTGACCCGTCTGCAGGAGAAGCTGAGCCAGGCAAAGGGCCAGGCCGGGCT GCCTGGTGTGGATTCAGATGGAAGGGGGGGCAGCAGCCTCAGCGCATCCTCCAAG CGCTTTGCCTTGAAGAGGGGCAGCTATTGGGAGCCACCTGACAGAAGAGGCAGCAGCACCCGGAAACAGCTGCCGCCTTGCAGCTGGAACCCAAGAGTCACTCCTGTGGATTTGGGCTCTGCTGGTTTGGGATCCAAGTGCTGGGAGGTGTTGAAGACCCGGCCTGGTGAGGGCAATTTCCCCCCCTGCCCTGCCCTTTGGAGGCCGCTGCCCAAATGCCAGCTGTCTCTACAGAAACAGGTAGAATTGAGCCAACCGGAGGAATTTTGCTGA
- the LOC131197379 gene encoding uncharacterized protein LOC131197379 isoform X3, whose translation MRRGGWREHVRAELRAREGRWRGLRRLLERHEQLQERLDAQRPGGGAARPPADPAALPVQLRRKAGESQQQVALQAELLRSAEAESREQRARLGCLARDLAALTRRHQEAECRAWSFARENEELRTELGQARALLQEAQAGRLALEARWLREKALEAMRVNRAIEQEEKYRRKVTRLQEKLSQAKGQAGLPGVDSDGRGGSSLSASSKVAGKGREPLLEPNPNPDHLPWEGSALP comes from the exons ATGCGGCGCGGAGGCTGGCGGGAGCACGTGCGGGCGGAGCTGCGGGCGCGGGAGGGGCGCTGGCGCGGGTTGCGGCGGTTGCTGGAGCGAC ACGAGCAGCTCCAGGAGCGGCTGGACGCGCAGCGGCCGGGCGGAGGCGCCGCGAG GCCCCCCGCGGATCCGGCCGCCCTCCCGGTGCAGCTGCGGCGCAAGGCAGGCGAG TCGCAGCAGCAGGTCGCCCTCCAGGCGGAGCTTCTGCGGAGCGCCGAGGCCGAGAGCCGCGAGCAGCGCGCCAG gtTGGGCTGCCTTGCCCGGGATTTGGCGGCGCTCACCCGACGGCACCAGGAGGCCGAGTGCCGCGCCTGGAGCTTCGCCCGGGAGAATGAAGAGCTGCGCACGGAGCTGGGCCAGGCCCGGGCCCTTCTGCAAGAGGCCCAGGCGGGAAGGCTGGCCCTGGAGGCCCGCTGGCTGAGGGAGAAGGcgctggaggccatgcgggtcaaCCGGGCTATCGAGCAGGAAGAGAA GTACCGGAGGAAGGTGACCCGTCTGCAGGAGAAGCTGAGCCAGGCAAAGGGCCAGGCCGGGCT GCCTGGTGTGGATTCAGATGGAAGGGGGGGCAGCAGCCTCAGCGCATCCTCCAAG GTGGCTGGAAAAGGAAGGGAGCCTTTGCTGGAGCCCAACCCCAATCCGGATCACCTTCCCTGGGAAGGCAG CGCTTTGCCTTGA
- the MED11 gene encoding mediator of RNA polymerase II transcription subunit 11 yields the protein MAARRNARRDLQSGLFKPAKDAGVERMAAAAAAAGGGGAYSLGLANERLRLLEELEREIGAALQSAGTVILELSKEKPSERLLDRQAAQFGASVQKVEAELSGQIRYLTQVATRQPHEGSSYAARKDCQMALKRVDFARLKLAELARGCEQMLEQ from the exons ATGGCCGCCCGCCGCAACGCTCGCCGGGACTTGCAGTCCGGCCTTTTCAAACCCGCGAAGGACGCAGGCGTGGAgaggatggcggcggcggcggcggcggcggggggagggggcgccTACAGCCTGGGCCTGGCCAACGAGCGGCTGCGGCTGCTGGAAGAGCTGGAGCGCGAGATCGGGGCGGCGCTGCAGAGCGCAG gcaCGGTGATCCTGGAGCTGTCCAAGGAGAAGCCGAGCGAGCGGCTGCTGGACCGGCAGGCGGCGCAGTTCGGGGCCTCGGTGCAGAAGGTGGAGGCGGAGCTCTCGGGCCAGATCCGCTACCTGACGCAg GTGGCCACCCGGCAGCCGCACGAGGGCTCGAGCTACGCGGCGCGCAAGGACTGCCAGATGGCCCTAAAGCGCGTCGACTTCGCCCGCCTCAAGCTGGCCGAGCTGGCCCGCGGCTGCGAGCAGATGCTGGAGCAGTAG
- the LOC131196853 gene encoding serine protease 55-like: ARRARGLDASRGEKAAAGEAGCTRPLGEPTSAEESWAPGCGYRPDFDAPHASLLGNARIVGGTKARAGKWPWVVSIQTSSYHFCGGSIVHPWWVLSAAHCFTDRRKGIRVAAGSNYLGRNNVTRWVRKIHLHPLYNPKTYNNDLALLLLHKPIPHSWFHTALCLPDRTIVPDNSMWESCFVAGWGLTKAGSDFASLELLDIQVGLVDWTLCLRWLHSITRNMVCAGFEEGGRDACQGDSGGPLMCLPPSHSGHGSPRRWYQVGIVSWGRSCAAPRSPGVYTQVSNYHSWLEQTSAHDGRPFRVPQIPVSSPLQHEKHNDLWANVDSGGDPLPPPPMLCSAALAVLLLGLR; this comes from the exons GCTAGGCGGGCGCGGGGCCTCGACGCCTCTCGCGGGGAGAAGGCGGCGGCGGGTGAGGCGGGTTGTACCCGGCCACTTGGCGAGCCAACAAGCGCGGAGGAGAGCTGGGCTCCGG GCTGTGGCTACCGACCAGATTTTGATGCACCCCATGCCTCCCTTTTAGGCAATGCCCGCATTGTGGGGGGTACAAAGGCTCGTGCTGGGAAATGGCCCTGGGTGGTCAGCATTCAGACCAGCTCCTACCACTTCTGCGGGGGGAGCATCGTGCACCCCTGGTGGGTGCTGTCTGCAGCTCACTGCTTCACAGACAGAAG GAAAGGCATCAGGGTGGCAGCAGGAAGCAACTACCTGGGCAGGAACAACGTCACACGCTGGGTACGGAAGATCCACCTCCACCCACTCTACAACCCCAAGACCTACAACAACGAtctggcgctgctgctgctgcacaagCCCATCCCCCACAGCTGGTTCCACACCGCCCTCTGCCTGCCGGACCGCACCATCGTCCCGGACAACAGCATGTGGGAGAGCTGCTTTGTCGCCGGCTGGGGCCTCACCAAAGCTG GCTCAGACTTTGCCTCCCTTGAGTTGTTGGACATTCAAGTGGGCCTGGTAGACTGGACACTGTGCCTGCGGTGGCTGCACTCCATCACCAGGAACATGGTGTGCGCCGGGTTTGAGGAGGGCGGCCGGGACGCCTGCCAG GGGGACAGCGGGGGGCCCCTGATGTGTCTCCCGCCCAGCCACAGCGGCCACGGCAGCCCCCGGCGCTGGTACCAAGTGGGCATTGTGAGTTGGGGTCGCAGCTGCGCGGCCCCCCGCAGCCCAGGCGTCTACACGCAGGTCTCCAACTACCACTCCTGGCTGGAGCAGACATCAGCACACGATGGGCGCCCCTTCCGCGTGCCCCAGATCCCTGTCAGCTCTCCCCTGCAGCACGAGAAGCACAACGATCTCTGGGCTAATGTGGACAGCGGCGGTGACCCCTTGCCCCCCCCACCTATGCTCTGCTCTGCTGCCCTGGCGGTGCTGCTCTTGGGCCTGCGCTGA